In Pelodiscus sinensis isolate JC-2024 chromosome 2, ASM4963464v1, whole genome shotgun sequence, the following proteins share a genomic window:
- the AKAIN1 gene encoding A-kinase anchor protein inhibitor 1, with product MYFKWKKYLNSFPQTLFSFVGEKSGNDQEELALQNASKQIVQTAILQAVQQVSQETQQKEKRVNSSVSLQLERGELTKKHEKK from the coding sequence atgtattttaaatggaaaaaatacttAAATTCTTTTCCCCAaactcttttttcttttgtaggtGAGAAATCTGGAAATGACCAAGAAGAACTTGCATTGCAGAATGCCAGCAAACAGATTGTGCAAACTGCCATTCTGCAGGCTGTTCAGCAAGTCTCTCAGGAGACTCAACAAAAGGAGAAGAGAGTAAACAGCAGTGTGAGCCTGCAGTTAGAAAGAGGGGAATTAACCAAGAAGCATGAAAAAAAGTGA